The genomic DNA CAGGTCCGCGTGGAGTACCTCCACGTCGCGGATGGTGGCGCCGGGGAGGAGGCGGGCGAGGTCGCGGACGATGGTCTCGACTTCGGGGAGCTCAGGCACGCCGTCCCTCCCTCCACCCGATGTCGCCCCGGAACTGCTTCCCCTCGAACGCGACGCGCTCCGCGGCCCAGCGGCTGCGCGCGGCGGCCTCTGGGACCGTGGGCGCGAGGGCGGTCACGGAGAGCACGCGGCCGCCGGAGGTGAGGAGCGCCCCGTCCGCCCGCTTCGTGCCGGCGTGGAAGGCCAGGAGGTCGGCGGCGTCCTCCACCTCGGCCGGGATGGTCACCGGGAGGCCGACCCGGTAGTCCCTGGGGTAGCCGCCGGAGGCGAGCACGGTGGTGGCGGCGGCGCCGGGACGGAAGCGCAGCTCCAACCCCGCGATGGAGCCGCCGTGGGCGATGGCGAGCATCGGCTCCAGGAGCCCGCTCTCCAGCATGGGGAGCACCACCTGCGTCTCCGGGTCGCCGAAGCGGCAGTTGAACTCCACCACCTTCGGCCCCGCGGGCGTCAGCATCAGGCCGACGTAGAGCAGGCCGCGGAAGGGGCGGTCCTCCTTCGCCATGGCGGCGAGGGTGGGGGCGAGGATCTCGCGCGCGACGCGCTCCATCAGCTCCGGCGTGGCGAGCGAGACGGGGGCGTAGGCGCCCATCCCGCCGGTGTTGGGCCCGGTCTCCCCCTCGCCGACGCGCTTGTGGTCCTGCGCGGGGAGCATGGGGACGGCGACCTTCCCGTCCGCCAGGGCGAAGACGGACAGCTCCTCGCCGCGCATGAACTCCTCCACCACGATCTCGCTTCCCGCCGAGCCGAAGACGCCCTCGCCCAGCATCTCGCGGGCGGCGGCCAGCGCCTCCCCGGTCGTGCCGCACACCACCGCGCCCTTGCCGGCCGCGAGGCCGGAGGCCTTGACCACCAGCGGGGCGCCCTGCTCGCGGATGTACGCTTCCGCGGCCGGGAGCTCGTGGAAGACGTGGAAGGCGGCGGTGGGGATCCCGTGCTTTTGCATGAGACCCTTGGCGAACGCCTTGGAGCTCTCGATCTCCGCCGCCTTCGCGGTGGGGCCGAACACCGGGAGCCCCCGCATCCCGAAGTGGTCCACGATCCCTTCGGCCAGCGGCACCTCGGGGCCCACGACAGTGAGGGCAACCTTCTGATTCTCGGCCCATCCCGCGAGCGACTGGAGCTCGTCCGGCTTGAAGGGGAGGTGCTCGGCGAGCCCCGCCGTCCCGCCGTTCCCGCCGGTGATGAAGAACTCGGCGTCCGGGGCGTCCCGCTTCAGCTTCCAGAGGAGGGCGTGCTCGCGCCCCCCGTTTCCGACGATCAGGATCTTCACTTGCAGGTATGCGTTCGTGCGTCGTGGGCCCCTCCAACCGCCGCCAACTTCCCTACAGGCGGTCCCGTGCGCAAGGGAGGGCCTGAGAATTCCTTTGTGACCGCCTGGAGTGTCGCATGCCGACCCGACCCGACCATGGTGCGCCCGCTCGTCGGACCCGCCCGTGGCACATGCTTTCGCGCGTGCCCTGGCCGGTCCGTGTATTCGCTGTGATCTGCGTCATGGGCTTCCTCCTCGGGATCGCTGCCCTGATCGCCCCGTTCATGATCCTCGAGGTGCGCCCGGAACTCATCTCCGGACCCGGCGACGGGAGCCTGCTGGACCACGTGCTGGACTCGCTTCGACTTGGCTTCTTTTTCTACGTGCTCGCACTGGAATCCGCGGCGGACTACCTTCGGAATCCGGCACTGAGGCACCGGAAATGGGTGATCGGGTGGACGCTGGCCTGGGTGGGAATCATCGTTGCGTTCGCGTTCCGT from Longimicrobiaceae bacterium includes the following:
- the purD gene encoding phosphoribosylamine--glycine ligase — protein: MKILIVGNGGREHALLWKLKRDAPDAEFFITGGNGGTAGLAEHLPFKPDELQSLAGWAENQKVALTVVGPEVPLAEGIVDHFGMRGLPVFGPTAKAAEIESSKAFAKGLMQKHGIPTAAFHVFHELPAAEAYIREQGAPLVVKASGLAAGKGAVVCGTTGEALAAAREMLGEGVFGSAGSEIVVEEFMRGEELSVFALADGKVAVPMLPAQDHKRVGEGETGPNTGGMGAYAPVSLATPELMERVAREILAPTLAAMAKEDRPFRGLLYVGLMLTPAGPKVVEFNCRFGDPETQVVLPMLESGLLEPMLAIAHGGSIAGLELRFRPGAAATTVLASGGYPRDYRVGLPVTIPAEVEDAADLLAFHAGTKRADGALLTSGGRVLSVTALAPTVPEAAARSRWAAERVAFEGKQFRGDIGWREGRRA